The Streptomyces sp. NBC_00659 genomic interval ACTTGGACCCGAAGTTCTGGAAGACCACCGGTTCCGTGACTCCGACGCGCCGGGCGATGTCGGAGACCTTGCCCCGTTCGTAGCCGGTCTCGGAGAAGACCTCGGTGGCCGCGGCCAGGATCGAGGCGCGCCGCTCGGCGGCCGGCATCCGGGTGCGGGTACGGGCGGCCCTGCCCTGGCGGGCGGGAGCCTTGTCGGTGTCGGTCACACCCGCCATCGTAGGCCCGTTGCGAGTTTTCTTAGTCGAGACTAAGTTAGTGGTGTACTTAGTCGCAACTAAGTTAAGGGAAGTGGCCGGCATGTCCATCGGACGCCTCATGCAAGGAAAGCCGCACGCGGACACCCCAGGAGTGACGATCGGGGCCCCGCGCGCCTACGAACTGTGCGGCGCGTTCTGCTTCGCGGGCCGGCGGAACCGCGCCTTCTCCCGGCTGGCCGCGCTGAGCGGCGCCGAGAGGGGGGACCGCGTGCTCGACGTGGGCTGCGGCACCGGGTATCTGACCCGGCGGATGGCCGCCGTCGTCGGGCCGGAGGGAACGGTGACGGGCGTGGACCCGTCGTCCTCGGTGCTCGCCTACGCGCGACGCAGGAACAGGGCCGGACAGGGTGCCGTGTGCACCTACGGGGAAGGGGTCGCGGAGGACCTCGCCCACCCGGACGGGTCGTTCGACACCGTCGTCACCAGCTTGATGCTGCATCACCTGCCGGAAGAACTCCGGCCGGCCGCCCTCAAGGAGATGTGGCGTGTCCTGAGGCCGGGCGGGCGCCTGCTGGTCGTCGAGTTCCGGCCGCCGCGCAGCGCCGTCGGGCGCCATCTGGTGCACGGCGGCCTCGGTCACGCCATGTCCCACAACCGGACCGACCTGCTGGACGGGCTCGTCACCGGCGCGGGCTTCGGGATCCGGGGGAGCGGGGACGTCCGCCCGTGGCTGACGTACGTCCAGGGCGTACGGCCGACGTCCGAGGAGTCCGCGGAGCAGTCAGGTTAGGGACCCGCGGAGCGGCCGGGCCAGGAGCCCGGAGCCGTCGCCGCCGGACCGCGCGACCGGCCGCCGTCGCCCCCGGACACCCGGCCCGGCGGCGACTCCCGCACAGCGCCCCGCGGACGACGACACTCGCCGGTGCCGGTGCCGGTGCCGGTGCCGGTGCCGGTGCCGGTGCGGGGTCGGGCCGGGGTCGGGCCGGGCCGGCCAGGACGCGCCCTGGCCGCGCGAACGCCGCCCGGCATGGCGTCAGTCGTGAGCCATGTCCGACTCGGCGGAACTCGCCGCGGACTCCGCGCCGTCGACCAGCTTCTGCAGCCGGGCGACATCCGTGGACGCCGGGCCGGGCGACGCGGGGGCGTTCCCGATGTCACCGGTGCCGCCGCACGCGGTCAGGAGCAGCGCGGCCACGGCGAGGGCCGTCGCCAGACGTGCCGCGCGCATCAGGAACCGGCCCCGTCGTCGTGGCCGTCGCACCACTTCTCGACGTCCGCCAGATCCTTCTGGCGGCTCTCCAGCGTCGGGACGAGCGAACGCCGGAAGGTCAGCCGGTTGTCGAGATACTCCTCGATCTCCGTGTGCCCGGCGGACTTGGCATTGGCCACCCGCTGTTCCAGCCTGGCGATGGAACCGCGCTGAGAGGCGTCCCCGTTCAGCCGGTCGAGGATGCGGTCGATCCTCTGGTCGATCTTCGGCGCGCGCTTGCAGAGCGCCTTCGCGCCGTCCCCCGTCGGCGCGCCCGACGGCCGCGTCCCGGTGCCGTCGGCCGACGCGGCGCCCGCGGCGCCGAGCAGCGCGCCGACCGCCAGCAACGAGACGACGGTCGTCCTGGTCCTCGGTGCCGCCGGCTTCCTCGTTGTCCTCGTCATGCTGAACTCCTCATCTTTCCGGGGCGGTTGCCCGCACGTCCGGCACGCTAGGAGTCCTCTTTGTGCAATTCTTGTGGCCGGACACCGGCGGTCGTGATCACCCAGTTGCGCTGCGCCGGCAGCGTCGCCTCCATGCCGGCCCCGCCGCCCGGAAACGGGAGCAACGGGAGCACGACCTCGATCCGGGTCCCCGTTCCGGCCGGCGCGTCGAGGACGCGGACCCGGCCCCGGTGCAGGTCGATCTGCTGGGAGACCAGGGTGAGCCCGAGGCCCGATCCCGGACTGTCCGGGCGGCGCTCGAAGCGTTCGAAGACCGCGGCGCGACGCTCGGGCGCGATCCCCGGTCCCTGGTCGTCGACGAACAGGACGGCGCGGTCGTCGCTCGCGCGCAACGTGACCTCGATACGCGCGGGGCGTCCGTCGGCGCATCCGCCGTGCACCAGCGCGTTGGTGAGGAGATTGTCCAGGACCGTGCGCAGTCCCGGCTCCCAGCCGTGGACCCGCGGCCCCGGCGGACAGTCGACGGCGATGTGCGCGAGCGGATGGCGCCGCCGCTGCTCCCCCACGCTCGCCTCGACGACCTCCGCGAGATCCACCGGTCCGAAGGCGTCCGCCTCGACCAGGTCACCGCGGCCGAGCTCGCGCAGCATGACCAACAGCCCCAGCAGCCGGGCGTGTTCGAGGCGCAGGTCGCCGAGGACCTCGTCGCGGTCGGGAGCGGGCAGGGCCGGATGCTCGGTGAGGATCTCCAGGTTGGTCTGCATGCTCATCAGCGGAGTGCGCAGTTCGTGCGCGGCGGCCGAGGCGAACGAACGGGCGGTGGCCAGCGCCTCCTCGGTCCTCGCGGCCTGTTCGTCGTAGCGGCTCAGGACCGTCTGGAGGGTGTGCGCCAGATCGTCGACCTCGGCGATCCGGGCCGACGCGTGGTCGAGGCGGGCGGCGCTGGTCCGCGGATCCAGACCGCTCGCGCTGTCCCGCAGCCGTCGCAGCGGACGGCTCGCGCGCCCCGCCACCGCACCGGCCAGCAGCCCCGACAGTGGTGCGGCGAGCAGCGCCACCGTCACCACGCGCCTGCGCACCAGGCGCAGTTGGGTGTCCGCGGCGGTGTCCGGAGCGAAGAGCCACAGCGTGCCGCGCACCCCGGGGCGAGTACCGGAGACCCGCTGGGACAGGACCCGCCAGGAATCCCCGCCGGCCCGCAGCGTGACCGGCACCGGCGCGCTCGCGGGAAGCGCCGTCGCCCGGTCCGGCTGGGGACCGCCCGTGTACGTCTCCGACGGGCCGATCAGCCGTACGCCGACGTCCAGGGCGGAGGTGAACAGCCGCCTCTCGCGGGCCCGTTCGACCGCCGCCGACCGGTCCGCGGCGCTCGCGCGCAGCAGCCCACGGGCGTCCTTCGCCACGGCCGCCGCGCTCCGGCGCAGGTGTGCGTCCTGCTGGTCGTGCAGATCCGCCGCGACCAGCCGCAGCAGCAGCCAGCCGGTGGCCAGCACCAGGAGCGGCACGGCCGCTCCGACGGCGAGGGCGATGCGGGTGGACAGTCTCATCGTCCTCAACGTCCGGCCTCCGGCCCGTCGTCGCGCAGTACGAACCCCACGCCCCGGACGGTGTGGATGATCCGGGCCCGGTCCGGTGCCTCCAGCTTGCGGCGCAGATAGCTCACGAACGTGTCCACCGCGTCGGTGCGCACATCGAAGTCGTACCCCCAGACCCGGTCGAGGAGCTGATCCCTGCTGAGCACGATGCCCGCGTTGCGCGCCAGGACGTGCAGCAGCTCGAACTCCCGCCGGGTGAGCTCCAGTTGCCGTCCGTCCAGGCTGACCGTGCGGGCTGTCGGGTCCAGGGACAGTCCGCCCACCCGTACGGTGTCGGTGTCCCTCGGCGGCCGGCGCCGCAGCAGTGCCTGGAGCCTGAGCACCAACTCCTGGAGGGCGAACGGCTTCACCAGGTAGTCGTCCCCGCCGGCCTGGAGCCCCGCGATCCGGTCGGCGGTCTCGTCGAGCGCGGAGAGCATCAGGACGGGTACGTCGTTGTCCTCCTCGCGCAGCGTCCGGCACACGTCGATCCCGCTGAGACCGGGCATGGAGATGTCCAGCACGATCGCGTCCGGCGGCGTCCGCCGGGCCAGGTCCAGCGCGGGCCGGCCGCCGTCGGCGAGGTCCACGGTGAATCCGCCCAGCCGCAGTCCGCGTTCGAGTGACCGTCGTATCGCCGCGTCGTCGTCGACGACGAGGACCCGGCCCCGGTCTCCGCCCATCACCACTCCTCAGCTCGGAGCAACGGACCGGTCGGGCCGGCCCGTTTCGCCGCCCATGGTGCACCAGCGGCCTCGACGGAGGTCCCACGCGGGTCGCCTGGCGCGAATCTGTGGCCAGGCACGAAACGGTAACGAAGGACTTCGTGGCGGTTGATGACATGCCCGCGCGGCGTAATGTCCCGCATGTCCGGGCGCTCGTGGGGGGTGGCCCGGTGCGGGGAGGGGAGTGTCATGGCTGCCATGACGCGGGTTCGAAGAGTGCCCACAACTGTCCGGGTCCGGGTGGTCGCGACGGTCTGCGCGGGGCTCCTGTGCGCGTCCCTGGCCGGATGCGGGAACGACGGTACGGCGACGGCCGACGCCTCGACGGCGTCCGCCGACACGTTGGCATCCGCGGCGCCGTCGTCCGCCGCCGCGTCCACGCCCGAGGCGACGCCCTCGACGAGCGAGGCGGCGACGCCGACGGAGACACCGACCACGGAGGAGGCCACGACGGCCGCTTCCCAGGAACCGGTGTCGGCCGGCGGTTCGGAGGCGTCGGCCCTGTGGGGCAAGGCGTACAGCGGCAGCGCGAGCATCACGGTCGACGTCTACGACTACTGCTCCACCGACGGGTCCCGGCGCCTGGCGGGCAGCCAGACCTACTCGATGAACAGCACCCTCAACCTGGGCCGGCCGGAGTCCGGCGGCGACCAGACCGAGAGCAACCCGTTCTCGATGCTGTTCGCGGCGGGCTACGCCTCCCAGGCGGGCGCGGTGTCCTTCCAGTCGTCGGTGGTCAGCACGGTCTCGAGCCAGGACCTGGCGGGCAACTACCGGGATCCGAACCTCCTGCTGACGTACTGGAACATCGACTGGTCCGACGGCGAGCTCGACGCACGGCTCACGGATCCGCACGACCGGGAAGCCGTCGTCCCGAACCTGCTCAACTGGCCCGGCCTGCTCGTCGCCTGCCGCTCCGACCTCGGTCAGATGCCCGGCGGCTTCCCGCACGCGCTGGCCGCCGGCACGACGTTCACGGGCCGCCTCGACAGCTCCGGGGCGTCCCTCGCCGCCGAGGGAAGCACCACCGACGGCGTGGTCGCGTTCAAGTTCACCTTCGACGGCACGGCCTCGTGACACCCTTGTCGGCCCCCTTCCCGTGGACGGCCGTGACGGGACGGCGGGAAAGCGGGGCGACCGCACCGGGGGAGGCCGGATGACGACACCGGACCGGCTCGACACCTGGAGCATACGGATCGCCGAACGGGCCGCTCCCAAGGAGAGCGGGTTCGCGGCGCAGACCGCTCGCGCGTACGCCGCGGGCGGCGCTCCCCGCCGTAACCTCTTCTCCTCGCCCGGTCAGGCGGCCGGAGGCATGGGCGGCGGAGCGGTCGCCGTCCTTCCCGCCGTGCTGGACGGGCTCGCCTACGCCGCCGAGTCCCTCAAGTCGGCCCTGGGCAGCCCCGAGTTGAACAACCTGCTGTCCGCGACAGGACTGCTGGTCGGGTTACGGGCCCAGCGGCGCGCCGAGGCCGCGACCCGGCGACCGGGGGAGGACGACGGTACGGCCTTACCGGATGACGGCGCGCCGACCGGACCGCCACCAGCGCCGTCACCCGGGCCACCGCCGTCGCCGTCGTCGCCGGGGCCATCGCCATCGCCGCGGGCCGTGCCAGGCGACGACGAGGGCGGTGGGGGAGACCGGGACGGCGGGGCCGACGGCGACGAGGACTTGTCGTCAGCGTCGCCAGGAGCGAGACCCGGGGCCTTGCCGGGAACGGCCGCTCCCTCGGGCGGCGCGGCCCCCGGTTCGGACGCTCCCACCGTCGACGTCGTACGGGCCGCCCTGCGCATGAGCGGGCGGCTCCGGGCCCGGGGGCTGGCCCCGGCCGAAGCCGACGAACTGACGGCACGGCTCATCGCCCGGCTGGTCACCGAGGACGATCCGGAGGAAGCCGCGGCCTTCCTCGACGCACTGGTCGGCGACGAGGCGCCCCCGCCGCTGCGTGGCCCGGGCGCCCGGTGCGGGAAGCTGCGCCGACTGGGTTCGGCGGCGTCGGGCCTGCTCCTCCGCGCGGGCCGCCCCCGTACGACACCCCACGGGCCGCCGCCCGGTCCGGAGGGGACGAACCAGGGATGAGTACGCCGTCGGCCGCACGGATCCGCCGATCGTCCCGGCGCGCGGGCCGATCCGGTACGGCGTCATGACGAGGCCGCCGCCGCGCGGACCCGCCCGGTCGTGGGGGCCGCCGCCCTGGCTGTGGCTGACCCTGGCGCTCTTCCTCGCCCAGCTTCCCGCGCTGATCGGGCACGCCCTCGGTGTGGGCACCGATCTCGGCCGGTTCGGTGAGGCCGGACGCGGCCGCTTCGTCACCGCGGTGCTCAGCCTGGTCCAGCTCCTGCCCCAGTTCTTCCTGCTCGCCGCGGTCCTCGCGCTCCTCGCCCCACGGGCACGCTGCCGTCGCGTCGAGCGCCGTTACGGGCTCCTGGCCCCCGACGACCCGCTGATGGTGCCTCCGGCGGTGGTACCCGGGAGCCGGGACGGGAGTGCCGAGCCGCACTTCGCCGCCGCGATGACGGAGTTCGTCCACGCGCACGCCCCGGGTACCCGGCTGCGCCTGAGCACTCTGGACGGCCTCTCCGCCCGCGTCTACCCCGGCGGTCGGCGTGCCACTCGGATCGGGGTCTTCGCCCCGCTCGTCCATCTGTGGCACACGGACATCGAGGCGGCCCGAGCGGTGCTCCTGCACGAACTCGGCCATCTGCGCCGGGGCGAGCAGCACGTCACCGGGCTCGGCAGCCCCCTCACCGCCCTGGTCCGGGTCTGGCCGTACGTCCTCGCGGGCTTCGTCGTCCTGCCGGTCACGCTGCTGTTCGTCACGGGCAACGCGACCGTGGTCCTGACACTCGCCGAGGTCGTGCTGGTCCTCCAGAGCGTGCCGAAGGTGCTGCTCCTCGTGGTGGCGGCGTTGTGGTCCGCGGAGCTCGCCGCGGACCGCTTCGCGGCTGGGGCCGCGGGCGCCGACACCGTCGTACGCGCCCTGCGCAGCCTGGAGAAGGGCGATCGCGGCGGCCTCGCACGGCTCTACCACCCGCCCGTCAGGATGCGCGTCTGGTGTGTGTCGCGAGCGGAGACCACCCGGGGCCGGCTCCTGCCGACGCTGCTGTGGCCGCTGGCGCTGTTGGCCCAGCTTCTGCTGACGACGCTGGGGGCGTTTCCCGCGTACGTGCTGCTGGGCGCGTCCGGTGACCGGGCCGCCCGCCAGGTCCTCGCGCTGGCCCATGAGTCGCTGGCCGGGCAGCCCGCCTGGTGGGCGACGCTCGCCGTCGCACTGGTCTGGCCGTCGGCGACACGAGTGCGCCGGGCACGGGGGGACCGGTCGGGGAGGGTTCGGCCCGTATCGGCTCGGCCCGCGTTGGCCCGGCCAGCGACGGTCAGGCCCGAGCTGGTCAGGCCCGCGCCGGCCCGGTCAGCGGTGGTGTACGCGGCAGCCGTCCTCCTCCCGGCGGTCCTGCTGCTCCTCGGGCTGCTGCCCCTCGCCTCCCGCCCGGCGGGCGGAGTCTTCGCCGATGAACCGGCGGGGCCGACCGCCCCGGCCACGCGGGTACCGGGTGCTGGTGGAACCGGAACTGGAACCGGCATCGGTGGCGGAACCGGAGCCGAGAACGATGCCGGCGCCGGCACCGGGGCCGGCGCCGGGGCGACGACGACGGCGTGCCGCAGCCGTGCCGCACCGCGTGATCCGAGCCGTCCGCCGGGGCTCCCGACCTTCACGCCCGGGAAGCCGTCGTCGTCCGGCGGCGACCCGGATCACGCGCGGGGACCACGCACCTTCCGCACGCTCGGTGTCACATCCGCCGATCCCCTCTCGGGCACCCGCTCCCAGGCCCAGGAGGTGGCCGCCCGCCTGCGCGGGGCCCGCTGGACACTGCGCGACGACGGCACGCTGGCGGCCGACCTGGCCGAGGTCCCGGTCCTGCGCACCACGTCCGTCGACGCCACGACACGCCTGCTGACCGGGAAGCGCACCCGGCGCACGGACGTCAGCGCGACCACGACATGGACGGAGGCCCGTCTCGTCACCGGCGCGGGCCCGACGGTCCGGCTGGACCTCATCAGGGCCGCGACCGGGGTCACGCGGGCCGTGGTCGCCTGCCGGGAGTTCACCTCCACGTCGACCACCGCGCAGCGCCTGTCGCTGACCTTGGGAAACGACGAGCGGTCCGGTCCGAGCGAGCGGCCCCGGTGATCGGTACCCGGGGCGTCACCGTCGTGTCACAGGCCTGTACGCGCGTGAACCACGGAGGCCGTCCCGCGATCTACAGCGACGAGTGCCGGTGAACGTCCGGCACCTGAACATCGCCATCGGGGGACTTCATGCTGTACGGGATGCACTTCGGGTCGCGGGTCCGCGGGGCCGCACTGGCCATGGCGACCATGTCGGCGGCCACCCTTCTCATGACCGCGTGCCAGCCGGGCCCGGACAGCGCGGGTTCCGCCGCCTCGCCCTCGGGCACGGCGAAGAAGCCGACGGCCTCGTCCTCCGGCTCCCCGACTCCCACCGCGCCGTCCGGCGGGACGGGAGCCTCGGCCGAACCCGCGGGCGACTCCACGTCCAAGGCCCCGGCATCGGTCCCCGCCACCGCCACCGCGAAACCGGCGACGAAGACCAAGACGTGCGCGGCGGAGTCCTTGAAGGCGTTCATGTACCAGGCCGACGTACGGCCCCCGGGCACCGGAACCGGCGCCGCGATCGTCGAGTTCACCAACATGTCCGGAGCGACGTGCGCCCTCGAGGGGTATCCGACCGTGGCGGGGGCGGCGAACGGCTCCCCCGAGAAGAACCACCCGCTGACCGTGACCCGGACGGGCTCCTCGTCCAAGGTGACGCTCGCACCCGCCGCGAAGGCCTGGCTCAAGATGACGTTCGTCCAGGTGCAGGGCGAGGCCGACGGCTACTGCGTGTCCGGGACGACTCCGGTCACCTACCCGACCCTGGTGGTGGGTCTCCCCTCCAGCGGAGCGCACCAGCTCGCCCTCGAAGACGGCGTGCTGGCCGAGTGCGACAACAAGGTGACGGTCACCGCCGTCACCGCGACGAAGCCCTCCTGACCTGACCGTCACCGGCGCGCTGTCACAACCGTGCCGGAGGGTGGCCACGACCAGGGGGTGGGCCGCAAGAAAGGGGTGCGCCACGACCAGGGGGTGGCCCGCGACGGGGGTCGCTGAGGGGGTGTGCCTGCGAAGCCGTCCACAGGCTGCCGGAGCCGTGCCGTGCCGGTCAGGGCCCTGTGGGCGGTGAACGGCGCCGCCTGCCGGGGCCGGGCCTAGGGAACGGACCCGGCCCGGACCTGTGGAACGGGCGGGGCCGGTCACGTCGACGCGGCCCTCGGCGCGGTGACGGCCTCCGGCTGTGTCCGGGGTCCGGGAATGCCGGCACCGGGTGCGCTGTTACAGCTCACGTAACTGATTGGCATGCGCGAGTCAAGGCTCGTGTGTGGTGGACGAAGGAGAGCCTCATGGCACGCAGCAGCGCGCGCCCCGTCGTCACGCTGAGGTCGACGGCCGGTACCGGCGCCACGTATGTGACGCGCAAGAACCGAGGAAACGACCCCGACCGGCTGGTCCTGCGCAAGTACGACCCGCTGGCGGGCCGGCACGTCACGTTCCGCGAGGAGCGCTGACCTCACGACGGGCGTACCCGGCGGGTGCACTCGTCGCGTCACCGTCGTATCCGCAGACGAACCTGCCGTAAGCGAGGAGGGAACCCCATGAGGCCCCACATCCACCCCGAATCCCGTCCCGTCGTCTTCCGGGACCGTGCCGCCGGTGTCGCGTTCCTGACGCGATCCACCGCGCACTCCGCCCGGACGATCGAGTGGGAGGACGGGGCCGTCCATCCGGTCGTCGACGTGGAGATCTCGTCGGCGAGCCACCCGTTCTACACCGGGACCTCACGGGTCCTGGACACCGCCGGCCGGGTGGAGCGCTTCGAGCGCCGCTACGGCCGTACGGCGTCGAACTGGCACTGACCGCCGGAGCGCGCCGAGTTCGGCAGAAGGAGGACAGAACCATGAAGGTACGAGCGTCCTTGCGCTCACTGAAGTCCAAGCCCGGGGCCCAGGTGGTCCGCAGGCGCGGTGTGGTCTTCGTCGTGAACAAGAAGAACCCGCGCCTGAAGGCCCGCCAGGGCTGACGGTGTGTCAGGCCGAGGGCAACCGGTCCGGCGGACGCACCGCGCGTCGGCCGGACCGGCCGCGCGTGATGTGTGCCGGGAGTTACGATCACGATCGTGACGTGCCCTTCCTCCGCGGACGACGGATCGCCCGCGGAGGGTGGTGCGGTGGACACGCTGGATCCGATGCGTGAGGGTCGCGCCGGGCGAAGTACTCCGAAGGGAGCCGTTCGTGACCACGGCCAGGGACTTGTTCATCATCACGATGGACAAGGAGCCGGAACGCAGTGTCGGGCAGGGCGATCTGTCGCTCGCCCTCGCCGGAGCCGAGGTGATCGACCTTCTCGCGGATGAGGTCATCACGCTGGACGGTGACCGGATGACTCCGGCGAGGCAGCCCGCGACGGACGACCGTCTTCTGGGCGAGGCGGCGTCCTCGCTCGTGCGGCAGGTCCCGTACGAGCGGGTCGAGGACTGGCTCTGGCGCAGAGGCCGCGATCTGGCCAAGGCCTATCAGGCCGACCTCGAACAGGCGGGCCAGCTCACCCGGCAACGGCGGGGCCGACTGCCCTTCGGCCCCGACCGCATGGAGCTGGTGGACTCACCGGCCCGCAGCCGGGCCATGCATCGCTGGGCGGCGGACGAGCCCGTCCTCGCCGCGCTCGCCGACGTGGTCGGAATCCCCGCCGAGGAGAGCGACGACAGCTCGACGGTCGAGGACGAGGCGGTGACGACCGTCCTGGTCGCCGTGCACGACGCGGTGATGGAACTGGAAGCCGTCCGCCAGCGCCGGGCCATCGAGAACGCGGCCTTCGCCAACATCTGGCGCGGCGCCTGACGTGACCCGGGCCGGGGCCCGCGCCACGAGGGCCAGGTGACGGGCGCGGGGATTCCTGTTCCGGCGGGCACCGCTTCTTGCTGCACGTGCCTTGTAGAACAACGTATCGAGCATCACGCGCCCCGGGCGCAAGCGGTGGTCGGGGGCTCCCACGCCTTGATGATCGGCTCGACCGACGCCCAGGCCGCATCAGTCAACTCGTCCGGCACGAGCCGACCGCTCACCTTGAACCACTCAGCCATCGAGCACGCCACGCCGACAAGCGGTTTGGGCACGGCCCCGGTGATGGTGCCCGCACGTCCAGCAGCGCCAGTACCTCGGCCTGGCGCGCGGGGGTCCATGGCAGCCAGATGCTCACGGGCGACGGTGGCCAGGGCGGCAAGGTCTTCGGCGCGGCGCTCGGCGGCCCCGGTCTCCTCAAGACACGCGGTGGCCTCGTGGCGCATTGCCTGGAGCTGCTCCAGTTCCTCTGTGCGGCGTGCCTGCTACCGGTTGGCCGCGAGGAAGTCCTCCAGGATCTCGACAAACCGCGTCGGCTGCTCCTCGGCCGGGTAATGGCCGCAGTCGTCGAGGACGACCCCCGTGACGTCGTCGGCCGCCAGCCGCATCGTCTGGGCGGCATTCGCGCCGCTCCACAGCGCGCCGCCGAGGGCGAGCACCGGCAGCGTCAGCCGGGTCCTGCCGCGCTGCTCGTTCTGCGCGATCGTCTCGTCCAGCGCCCGGTAGTACGCGAAGCTCGCCCGCAGCGCGCGAGGATCCGCGGTGATCGCGTCGACGTAGACGTCGACGGCGTACGCGGGTATCGCGGTCGG includes:
- a CDS encoding type B 50S ribosomal protein L31, with the protein product MRPHIHPESRPVVFRDRAAGVAFLTRSTAHSARTIEWEDGAVHPVVDVEISSASHPFYTGTSRVLDTAGRVERFERRYGRTASNWH
- a CDS encoding class I SAM-dependent methyltransferase, yielding MSIGRLMQGKPHADTPGVTIGAPRAYELCGAFCFAGRRNRAFSRLAALSGAERGDRVLDVGCGTGYLTRRMAAVVGPEGTVTGVDPSSSVLAYARRRNRAGQGAVCTYGEGVAEDLAHPDGSFDTVVTSLMLHHLPEELRPAALKEMWRVLRPGGRLLVVEFRPPRSAVGRHLVHGGLGHAMSHNRTDLLDGLVTGAGFGIRGSGDVRPWLTYVQGVRPTSEESAEQSG
- the ykgO gene encoding type B 50S ribosomal protein L36, translated to MKVRASLRSLKSKPGAQVVRRRGVVFVVNKKNPRLKARQG
- the rpmG gene encoding 50S ribosomal protein L33, producing the protein MARSSARPVVTLRSTAGTGATYVTRKNRGNDPDRLVLRKYDPLAGRHVTFREER
- a CDS encoding GOLPH3/VPS74 family protein produces the protein MTTARDLFIITMDKEPERSVGQGDLSLALAGAEVIDLLADEVITLDGDRMTPARQPATDDRLLGEAASSLVRQVPYERVEDWLWRRGRDLAKAYQADLEQAGQLTRQRRGRLPFGPDRMELVDSPARSRAMHRWAADEPVLAALADVVGIPAEESDDSSTVEDEAVTTVLVAVHDAVMELEAVRQRRAIENAAFANIWRGA
- a CDS encoding sensor histidine kinase, whose protein sequence is MRLSTRIALAVGAAVPLLVLATGWLLLRLVAADLHDQQDAHLRRSAAAVAKDARGLLRASAADRSAAVERARERRLFTSALDVGVRLIGPSETYTGGPQPDRATALPASAPVPVTLRAGGDSWRVLSQRVSGTRPGVRGTLWLFAPDTAADTQLRLVRRRVVTVALLAAPLSGLLAGAVAGRASRPLRRLRDSASGLDPRTSAARLDHASARIAEVDDLAHTLQTVLSRYDEQAARTEEALATARSFASAAAHELRTPLMSMQTNLEILTEHPALPAPDRDEVLGDLRLEHARLLGLLVMLRELGRGDLVEADAFGPVDLAEVVEASVGEQRRRHPLAHIAVDCPPGPRVHGWEPGLRTVLDNLLTNALVHGGCADGRPARIEVTLRASDDRAVLFVDDQGPGIAPERRAAVFERFERRPDSPGSGLGLTLVSQQIDLHRGRVRVLDAPAGTGTRIEVVLPLLPFPGGGAGMEATLPAQRNWVITTAGVRPQELHKEDS
- a CDS encoding DUF4232 domain-containing protein → MYQADVRPPGTGTGAAIVEFTNMSGATCALEGYPTVAGAANGSPEKNHPLTVTRTGSSSKVTLAPAAKAWLKMTFVQVQGEADGYCVSGTTPVTYPTLVVGLPSSGAHQLALEDGVLAECDNKVTVTAVTATKPS
- a CDS encoding response regulator transcription factor encodes the protein MGGDRGRVLVVDDDAAIRRSLERGLRLGGFTVDLADGGRPALDLARRTPPDAIVLDISMPGLSGIDVCRTLREEDNDVPVLMLSALDETADRIAGLQAGGDDYLVKPFALQELVLRLQALLRRRPPRDTDTVRVGGLSLDPTARTVSLDGRQLELTRREFELLHVLARNAGIVLSRDQLLDRVWGYDFDVRTDAVDTFVSYLRRKLEAPDRARIIHTVRGVGFVLRDDGPEAGR